From a region of the [Eubacterium] eligens ATCC 27750 genome:
- the plsX gene encoding phosphate acyltransferase PlsX yields MIKIVVDLLGADKPQTELVLGAIRAISENKDLYVYLMGRKTELEDFLANVTYDESQLEIVDCTQEITNYDDPVDAYHDKTDSSLIKGLKMCRMNEDIGGFVTCGATGVVLISSILILGKLNATRPALSVVLNGRNDKPFCIVDCGANIDCKADRFVDFARLGVAYMKTLGIENPTVATLSNGIEAGKGSDVIKEAHELLEKCGFNFTGNIEGKEVLDGNADVVVCDGFAGNVLLKSIEGTAKVVFDDIRRAAAGASDTQKAQLEAFIGRLEPKFDYNNEGGAILLGVKKPVVKGHGAATDKTVYNTVKIAYGLAKNNLVEKISEEFEKK; encoded by the coding sequence TTGATAAAGATAGTTGTAGATTTGCTTGGTGCTGACAAGCCGCAGACAGAGCTTGTTTTGGGTGCAATCAGGGCAATCAGTGAGAATAAAGATTTGTATGTATATCTGATGGGAAGGAAGACCGAGCTGGAGGATTTCCTTGCCAATGTAACTTATGATGAATCGCAGCTTGAGATAGTGGACTGCACACAGGAGATAACTAATTATGATGACCCGGTTGACGCTTACCACGATAAGACTGATTCGTCCTTAATCAAGGGACTTAAAATGTGCCGCATGAATGAGGATATCGGTGGATTCGTGACATGTGGTGCAACAGGAGTTGTGCTTATAAGTTCTATCCTTATACTTGGCAAGTTAAATGCGACAAGACCGGCACTTTCAGTAGTTCTTAATGGCCGTAATGACAAGCCATTCTGTATAGTTGACTGCGGTGCCAATATTGACTGCAAGGCAGACCGTTTTGTCGATTTTGCAAGACTCGGTGTAGCTTACATGAAGACACTCGGAATTGAGAATCCGACAGTTGCAACACTTTCTAATGGCATTGAAGCTGGAAAGGGAAGTGATGTTATTAAGGAAGCTCATGAGCTTTTAGAAAAATGTGGTTTTAATTTCACAGGTAATATTGAAGGCAAAGAAGTGTTAGACGGCAACGCAGATGTTGTTGTATGTGATGGATTTGCAGGGAATGTGCTTCTTAAATCAATCGAGGGAACAGCAAAGGTTGTGTTTGATGATATAAGAAGGGCAGCAGCAGGTGCATCTGATACCCAAAAGGCACAGCTAGAGGCATTTATTGGCAGACTTGAGCCAAAGTTTGATTACAACAATGAAGGCGGAGCAATTCTTCTAGGCGTTAAGAAGCCGGTTGTTAAGGGACATGGAGCAGCAACGGACAAAACAGTGTATAATACAGTTAAGATTGCTTATGGACTTGCAAAGAATAATCTTGTGGAGAAGATAAGCGAGGAATTTGAGAAAAAGTAA